From one Oncorhynchus keta strain PuntledgeMale-10-30-2019 unplaced genomic scaffold, Oket_V2 Un_contig_28413_pilon_pilon, whole genome shotgun sequence genomic stretch:
- the LOC118391364 gene encoding amyloid protein-binding protein 2-like isoform X1, which produces MIVDFRKQQREHPPIHIDGTVVERVVSFNFLGVHIPDKLNWSTHTDSMLKKAQQRLFNLRRLKKFVLSPKALTNFYRCTIESILSGCITAWYGNCSAHNSKALQRVVRSAQRVTGGKLPAFQDTYTTRCHRKAIKIIKDNNHPSHCLFIPLSSRRHLLHHCFQALMDHGVKVASVLANSFSRRCSYIAESDAHVKVKAIHFGFVLGGFLSDAGWYGDAENVFLACLQLCTLHDEVLHWYRAVECCVRLLHVRNGNCKYHLGEETVKLAQLYMDKLAKHGHQANKAALYGELCALLFAKSLYDEAYRWCIEAMKEITVGLPVKVVVDVLRQASKACVVKREFRKAEHLIKHAVFLAREHFGHKHPKYSDTLLDYGFYLLNVDNICQSVAIYQTALDIRQSVFGGKNIHVATAHEDLAYSSYVHLYSSGKFDNALFHAERAIDIITHILPEDHLLLASSKRVKALILEEIAIDCHNKETEERLLQDAHDLHLSSLQLAKKAFGEFNVQTAKHYGNLGRLYQSMRKFKEAEEMHIKAIQIKEQLLGQEDYEVALSVGHLASLYNYDMNQYEDAERLYLRSIAIGKKLFGEGYSGLEYDYRGLIKLYNSVGNYEKVFEYHNILSNWNRLRDRQFAVADALEDVNTSPQATGEVVQSFLLSQNNGAGPPA; this is translated from the exons atgatcgtagacttcaggaaacagcagagggagcacccccctatccacattgacgggacagtagtggagagggtagtaagttttaatttcctcggcgtacacatcccggacaaactgaattggtccacccacacagacagcatgttgaagaaggcgcagcagcgcctcttcaacctcaggaggctaaagaaatttgtcctgtcaccaaaagcactcacaaacttttacagatgcacaatcgagagcatcctgtcgggctgtatcaccgcctggtacggcaactgctctgcccacaacagtaaagctctccagagggtagtgaggtctgcacaacgcgtcaccgggggcaaactacctgccttccaggatacctacaccacccgatgtcacaggaaggccataaagatcatcaaggacaacaaccacccgagccactgcctgttcatcccgctatcatccagaag aCACCTCCTGCACCACTGCTTCCAGGCCCTGATGGATCATGGGGTGAAAGTCGCCTCCGTCCTGGCCAACTCCTTCAGCCGTCGCTGCTCCTACATTGCAGAGTCTGATGCCCATGTGAAAGTGAAGGCCATTCACTTTGGCTTTGTTTTAG GTGGCTTTCTGTCTGACGCAGGCTGGTATGGTGATGCAGAGAATGTGTTTCTGGCGTGTCTGCAGCTGTGCACACTGCATGATGAGGTTCTGCACTGGTACCGTGCTGTGGAGTGCTGTGTCAG GTTGCTTCATGTCCGGAATGGCAACTGCAAGTACCATCTTGGTGAAGAGACTGTCAAGTTGGCCCAGCTTTACATGGACAAACTGGCCAAACATGGTCATCAGGCCAACAAAGCTGCACTCTATGGAGAGCTGTGTGCTCTGCTCTTTGCTAAGAGCCTTTATGATGAG GCCTACAGGTGGTGCATAGAGGCAATGAAAGAGATCACAGTGGGTTTGCCTGTTAAGGTTGTGGTAGATGTCCTAAGACAGGCTTCCAAG GCCTGTGTAGTAAAGAGGGAGTTCAGGAAGGCAGAGCATCTGATAAAGCATGCTGTTTTCCTGGCACG TGAGCATTTTGGACACAAGCATCCCAAGTATTCAGACACTCTCCTTGATTATGGTTTTTATTTGCTGAATGTGGATAACATCTGCCAATCAGTTGCAATATACCAG ACGGCTCTAGATATCCGGCAGTCGGTTTTCGGGGGAAAGAATATCCATGTGGCCACAGCACACGAGGACCTGGCATACTCCTCCTATGTGCATCTGTACAGCTCTGGCAAATTTGACAATGCACT ATTCCATGCAGAGCGGGCCATAGACATTATCACTCACATTCTCCCGGAGGATCATCTCCTGCTGGCCTCCTCCAAAAGAGTCAAAG CTCTGATCCTGGAGGAGATTGCTATTGACTGCCACAacaaggagacagaggagaggctgCTCCAGGATGCCCAtgacctccacctctcctctctccagctggCCAAGAAAGCCTTTGGGGAGTTCAATGTTCAGACAGCGAAGCACTATGGCAACCTGGGCCGCCTCTACCAGTCCATGAGGAAGTTCAAG GAGGCAGAGGAGATGCACATCAAGGCCATTCAGATCAAGGAGCAGCTTCTGGGTCAGGAGGACTATGAGGTGGCTCTGTCTGTGGGCCACCTAGCCTCTCTCTACAACTACGACATGAACCAGTATGAAGATGCAGAGAGGCTTTACCTGCGCTCCATTGCTATCG GTAAGAAGCTGTTTGGGGAGGGCTACAGTGGACTGGAATACGACTACAGGGGCCTAATTAAACTTTACAACTCTGTGGGGAACTATGAGAAAGTCTTTGAGTACCACAATATTTTATCCAATTGGAACCGGCTGAGGGACCGGCAGTTTGCTGTGGCTGATGCCTTAGAGGACGTAAACACCAGCCCCCAGGCCACCGGGGAGGTGGTGCAGTCCTTCCTACTGTCACAGAACAATGGGGCTGGCCCACCTGCTTAG